One stretch of Chroococcidiopsis sp. CCMEE 29 DNA includes these proteins:
- a CDS encoding DDE-type integrase/transposase/recombinase produces the protein MKMSKQLKRGEAKLKTQKTGVCAKQSEHQQALPFEVQQRIEVIQQLLAAQGSEHYGQVQQQAALKLGISVRSLQRLVQAWHKQGVAGLYRQRRRDYGQVQTSAFWHDFILKTYREGNRGGRRMSRAQVAVRVKVQAQELGIDDYPSHMTVYRLLQPQIDKRERKQRVRSLGWKGSSLIVKTREGLEIAVEWSNQVWQCDHTKVDVLVVDQSGEILGRPWLTTVIDTYSRCVVGIHLGFDAPSAEVVCLALRHAILPKQYTGAYELQQSWGTYGIPQYLYTDAGKDFKSQHLEQVTTELGIVCCLRRKPSDGGIVERPFGTFNSELFSTLPGYTGSDVSKRPPQAEEQACITLLGIVNLTQFSPVY, from the coding sequence AGACCGGTGTTTGCGCCAAACAGAGTGAACATCAACAAGCATTGCCCTTTGAAGTGCAGCAGCGAATCGAAGTGATTCAACAGTTGTTGGCAGCTCAAGGCTCAGAACATTATGGACAAGTACAACAACAAGCAGCTTTGAAACTAGGCATCAGTGTTCGTAGTTTGCAAAGATTAGTGCAAGCTTGGCACAAGCAGGGTGTGGCTGGACTGTATCGCCAACGACGACGAGATTATGGTCAAGTGCAAACAAGTGCCTTTTGGCACGACTTTATTCTCAAAACCTATCGTGAGGGAAACCGGGGTGGGCGGCGTATGAGCCGAGCACAGGTGGCAGTACGAGTGAAAGTACAGGCGCAAGAACTTGGTATTGATGATTATCCTAGCCATATGACCGTGTATCGGTTGTTGCAGCCACAGATAGATAAGCGTGAGCGAAAACAACGAGTGCGATCGCTCGGATGGAAAGGGTCGAGCCTGATTGTCAAAACCCGTGAAGGACTGGAAATTGCTGTCGAATGGAGTAATCAGGTCTGGCAATGCGACCATACCAAAGTAGATGTCTTGGTCGTAGACCAATCAGGAGAAATACTGGGTAGACCTTGGCTAACTACTGTAATTGATACATATTCGCGCTGCGTAGTAGGTATCCACTTAGGCTTTGATGCCCCCAGTGCTGAAGTAGTCTGTCTTGCCTTACGCCATGCAATTCTGCCCAAACAATATACTGGAGCTTATGAATTGCAGCAAAGCTGGGGTACTTATGGTATTCCACAGTACTTGTACACCGATGCCGGAAAGGATTTCAAATCGCAGCACCTAGAACAAGTGACAACCGAATTAGGAATAGTTTGCTGCTTGCGTCGTAAACCGTCAGATGGTGGCATTGTAGAACGACCATTTGGAACATTCAATAGTGAGTTGTTCTCAACGTTGCCAGGATACACGGGCAGTGATGTGAGCAAACGACCCCCTCAAGCAGAAGAACAAGCGTGTATTACTCTGTTGGGTATTGTCAACTTAACTCAATTTAGCCCTGTTTATTGA